One stretch of Garciella nitratireducens DSM 15102 DNA includes these proteins:
- a CDS encoding heavy-metal-associated domain-containing protein translates to MKKKILIQGMSCQHCVNHVTQALEELKGVDKVIVSLEQKQAIIEAVHDITDKEIKNAIEEVGYEVVDIEEI, encoded by the coding sequence ATGAAAAAGAAAATATTGATTCAAGGAATGAGCTGTCAACATTGTGTAAATCATGTAACACAAGCCTTAGAAGAATTAAAGGGAGTAGATAAAGTAATTGTAAGTTTGGAACAAAAGCAAGCAATCATAGAAGCGGTTCATGATATAACAGATAAAGAAATTAAAAATGCTATTGAAGAAGTAGGGTATGAAGTAGTGGATATAGAAGAAATATAA
- a CDS encoding dicarboxylate/amino acid:cation symporter, translating into MKESKLTTKILIGLILGILAGLLLNSTPNIATTYIKPFGDLFLNLIKMIIVPLVLSSLIVGAASMGDIKKLGRIGGKTLGYYLTTTAVAVFIGLLLGNLFQPGIGIEMNVDTSSIKAAKAPSIAETLVNMVPSNPIQAMAEGNMLQIIVFSLFLGVAITAVGEKGKSLYHFFDSLAEVMYKVTAFVMNFAPIGVFALITPVVASNGPSVLLPLLKVIIAVYLGCILHSLITYSTTVKVFGKMSPKKFFKAVLSPATLAFSTSSSSGTLPISMKTAQNDLGVSEPISSFVLPLGATINMDGTALYQGVCALFVAQIYGLDLSITQQLTIILTATLASIGTAGVPGAGFIMLTMVLQSVGLPLDGSALIAGIDRILDMARTSVNVVGDLSASVVVAATEGELENPEGGKNNKDKKKTQA; encoded by the coding sequence TTGAAAGAATCAAAATTAACAACCAAAATTTTAATAGGTCTTATTCTTGGTATCCTAGCAGGTTTACTCTTAAATAGCACACCAAATATCGCTACTACTTATATTAAACCTTTTGGCGATCTATTTTTAAATCTTATTAAAATGATTATTGTACCCTTGGTATTATCTTCTTTAATTGTAGGTGCTGCTAGTATGGGAGATATAAAAAAACTAGGTAGAATTGGAGGAAAAACTCTTGGATATTATTTGACTACCACTGCAGTAGCTGTGTTTATCGGACTTTTATTAGGAAATCTATTTCAACCAGGAATAGGAATTGAAATGAATGTAGATACTTCTTCTATAAAAGCTGCAAAAGCACCTTCTATTGCTGAAACCTTAGTTAATATGGTTCCTAGTAATCCAATTCAGGCTATGGCAGAAGGAAATATGCTTCAAATTATTGTATTCTCATTATTCCTTGGGGTAGCAATTACTGCTGTAGGAGAAAAAGGAAAATCTCTTTACCATTTCTTTGACTCTTTGGCAGAAGTAATGTATAAAGTAACGGCCTTTGTAATGAACTTTGCTCCCATTGGTGTATTTGCCTTAATTACCCCCGTAGTAGCAAGCAATGGTCCATCGGTTTTGCTCCCCTTATTGAAAGTAATAATAGCAGTTTATTTAGGATGTATCCTTCATTCTCTTATTACCTATTCTACTACTGTAAAAGTATTCGGTAAAATGAGCCCAAAAAAATTTTTTAAAGCGGTACTTTCTCCAGCGACTCTGGCTTTTAGTACTAGCAGTAGCTCTGGTACATTACCCATATCCATGAAAACTGCACAAAACGATCTTGGAGTATCTGAACCCATCTCTAGTTTTGTGCTCCCATTAGGGGCAACAATTAATATGGATGGTACTGCTCTATATCAAGGGGTCTGTGCTCTATTTGTAGCCCAAATTTATGGTTTAGATCTTAGTATCACACAACAATTAACTATTATCTTGACTGCTACTTTAGCCTCTATTGGAACAGCAGGAGTCCCTGGTGCAGGTTTTATCATGCTAACCATGGTTTTACAATCCGTTGGATTACCATTAGATGGCTCTGCATTAATCGCAGGAATTGATCGGATCTTGGATATGGCTAGAACCTCTGTCAATGTAGTAGGAGATCTTTCTGCTTCAGTAGTGGTAGCTGCTACAGAAGGAGAATTAGAAAATCCTGAAGGTGGAAAGAATAATAAAGATAAGAAAAAAACCCAAGCCTAA
- a CDS encoding NAD(P)H-hydrate dehydratase, whose product MEVLTTKEMKELDRYTCKKKGISSLELMEIAGEKIYKCILKEKEIDPVTDKIVIISGTGNNGGDSLVVARHFLEENYKNLEIILVGNLDHLTEETKINLKKLKERNARIYYFKNYDFYKDYEKLIKKANIIIEGIFGIGLNRDVEGIYYQAIDGINRSEAYTISIDIPSGIRGDNGLIAGIAVKADLSIIIHTYKVGNLLNDAKDSHGKCKIVDIGILEDVFIPKQFLLQEKDIKNLLKKRRHNTHKYDYGSVLTIGGSIGMMGAPFMSAYAALRSGSGLSSIAVYEKYLDLIYPIYPEIMIRPYRKKEEFLEILQKKEAIAFGPGLGRKSDFPFYILEHLLKVDLPIVIDADGLYYFKELLNKVKKENKIVITPHYGEMAMLLDTTSENIKRDPVSAAKEFSEKYSIIVLLKGTTTLIAQQDKIYFHSLGNPGMATAGSGDVLTGIVLSLLGQRLKPIDACKVGVSIHSLAGNLAAKEMGQYSMIATDIIKYIPKTLKELVK is encoded by the coding sequence ATGGAGGTTTTAACAACAAAAGAAATGAAAGAGTTAGATAGATATACTTGTAAGAAAAAAGGTATTTCTTCTTTAGAATTAATGGAGATTGCTGGAGAGAAAATTTATAAATGTATTCTAAAAGAAAAAGAGATAGATCCTGTAACAGATAAAATTGTTATTATATCTGGAACTGGAAACAATGGGGGAGATAGTTTAGTAGTAGCAAGACATTTTTTAGAAGAAAATTATAAAAACTTAGAAATTATTTTGGTTGGAAATTTAGATCATCTTACTGAAGAGACCAAGATAAATTTAAAAAAATTAAAAGAGAGAAATGCTCGCATTTATTATTTTAAGAATTATGACTTTTATAAAGATTACGAGAAGTTAATAAAAAAAGCTAATATTATTATAGAAGGCATTTTTGGAATAGGCCTGAATAGAGACGTTGAAGGAATTTATTATCAAGCCATTGATGGTATCAATCGTAGTGAAGCTTATACCATAAGTATTGATATTCCATCTGGGATTCGAGGGGATAATGGCCTTATTGCTGGAATAGCAGTAAAAGCAGATCTTAGTATTATTATACATACTTATAAAGTAGGTAACTTATTAAATGATGCAAAGGATAGTCATGGAAAATGTAAAATTGTAGATATCGGAATCTTAGAAGATGTATTTATTCCAAAGCAATTTTTATTGCAAGAAAAAGATATAAAAAATTTATTAAAAAAAAGAAGACACAATACCCATAAATATGATTATGGATCTGTACTTACTATTGGAGGGAGTATAGGAATGATGGGGGCTCCTTTTATGAGTGCTTATGCAGCTTTAAGATCAGGATCGGGCCTATCGAGTATAGCTGTTTATGAAAAATATCTAGATCTTATTTATCCTATTTATCCTGAGATTATGATAAGACCTTATAGAAAGAAAGAGGAATTTTTAGAGATTCTACAAAAGAAAGAGGCGATTGCCTTTGGCCCTGGATTAGGAAGGAAAAGTGATTTTCCATTTTATATTTTGGAGCATCTTCTTAAAGTCGATCTTCCTATAGTGATTGATGCAGATGGATTATATTATTTTAAAGAACTATTAAATAAAGTAAAAAAAGAAAATAAGATTGTGATTACCCCTCATTATGGAGAAATGGCAATGCTTTTAGATACAACTAGTGAGAATATAAAAAGAGATCCTGTATCAGCCGCAAAAGAATTCTCTGAAAAATATTCTATTATTGTATTATTAAAAGGAACGACTACTTTAATTGCTCAACAAGATAAGATTTATTTTCATTCCTTAGGAAATCCAGGAATGGCTACTGCAGGAAGTGGAGATGTTCTTACGGGAATTGTTTTAAGCCTACTAGGACAAAGATTAAAGCCTATAGATGCTTGCAAAGTAGGAGTAAGTATTCATTCTTTAGCAGGAAATTTAGCTGCAAAGGAAATGGGACAATATTCTATGATTGCAACAGACATTATAAAATATATTCCTAAAACTTTAAAAGAATTGGTAAAATAA
- a CDS encoding class II SORL domain-containing protein, whose amino-acid sequence MNKIGELIQNGDWKGEKHVPIIHAPKTVGIDETFELQISIGDEIAHPNTLEHHIKWIKVFFKPDNGKFPIELANFEFQAHGEGDCITNYVGKTEVKLKQSGTFYALSYCNLHGLWENSQKIEIK is encoded by the coding sequence ATGAATAAAATTGGAGAATTGATACAAAATGGAGACTGGAAAGGAGAAAAACATGTTCCTATCATCCATGCCCCAAAAACAGTTGGAATAGATGAAACTTTTGAACTACAAATATCTATCGGAGATGAAATAGCCCATCCAAATACTTTAGAACATCATATAAAATGGATCAAAGTATTCTTTAAACCGGATAATGGAAAATTCCCAATAGAACTTGCTAATTTTGAATTTCAAGCTCATGGAGAAGGAGATTGTATCACTAATTATGTAGGAAAAACAGAAGTAAAATTAAAGCAATCTGGTACATTTTATGCCTTAAGCTATTGTAATCTTCATGGTCTTTGGGAAAATTCACAAAAAATAGAAATAAAATAA
- a CDS encoding SEC-C metal-binding domain-containing protein, producing MSLYQKWRKIIEESSKNQQEQLSFWEDFCIQETKIYKDILSKVQKNLKGSVEELSKEYGMSEVYFIGFLDGINESLVEPLDIESLEKNSMVEIEIDFEKLLYNMYAVPAEWLYSLAEWENIFDGEKRKEIEKQQKRDKILVKGPKIGRNAPCPCGSGKKYKKCCGQ from the coding sequence ATGAGTTTATATCAAAAATGGAGAAAAATTATAGAAGAGTCTTCCAAAAATCAACAGGAACAATTATCTTTTTGGGAGGATTTTTGTATCCAAGAAACGAAAATCTATAAGGATATTTTGAGTAAAGTTCAAAAAAATCTGAAGGGCAGTGTGGAAGAATTATCTAAAGAATATGGAATGAGTGAAGTATATTTTATAGGATTTTTAGATGGGATTAATGAAAGCCTTGTAGAGCCACTAGATATAGAGTCTTTAGAAAAGAATTCCATGGTAGAAATAGAAATCGATTTTGAAAAACTTTTATATAATATGTATGCAGTACCTGCAGAATGGTTGTATTCTCTTGCTGAGTGGGAAAATATATTTGATGGAGAAAAAAGAAAAGAAATAGAAAAACAACAAAAAAGAGATAAAATCCTAGTAAAAGGACCTAAAATAGGGAGAAATGCTCCTTGTCCATGTGGGAGTGGGAAAAAATATAAAAAATGTTGTGGTCAGTAA
- a CDS encoding GAF domain-containing protein, with translation MDQKEKENYYRITLKQLRSFIDGEKDYIANTANAAALLFHNMKDINWAGFYFYKEGQLILGPFQGNCACIRIPLGKGVCGSAAKERKTMVVQNVHKFSEHIACDSASNSEIVVPIIKQDRLIGVLDIDSPQFCRFDEIDKKYLEEFVKILNEYCQW, from the coding sequence ATGGATCAAAAAGAGAAAGAAAATTATTATAGAATTACTTTAAAACAATTAAGATCTTTTATTGACGGGGAAAAAGATTATATTGCTAATACTGCGAATGCTGCAGCTTTGCTTTTTCATAATATGAAGGATATTAATTGGGCGGGATTTTACTTTTATAAAGAAGGGCAATTGATATTAGGTCCTTTTCAAGGCAATTGTGCATGTATCAGAATTCCGTTAGGAAAAGGAGTTTGTGGAAGTGCAGCCAAAGAGAGAAAAACTATGGTGGTACAAAATGTTCATAAGTTTTCAGAACATATTGCTTGTGATAGCGCTTCAAATTCTGAAATTGTAGTACCTATCATAAAACAAGATAGATTGATCGGGGTGTTAGATATTGATAGCCCTCAATTTTGTAGATTTGATGAGATAGATAAAAAATATTTAGAGGAGTTTGTAAAGATTTTAAATGAATATTGTCAGTGGTAA
- the tyrS gene encoding tyrosine--tRNA ligase, giving the protein MKNVYDILQERGFIEQVTHEEQVRDLLGKESVTFYIGFDPTADSLHVGHFVQLMVMAHMQRAGHRPIALIGGGTAMVGDPSGRTDMRQMLTQEQINKNAQAFKKQFSRFIDFSNGKALMVNNADWLLHLEYIPFLREVGVHFSVNRMLTAECFKSRMERGLSFLEFNYMLMQSYDFLELYRKENCKLQLGGNDQWSNILGGVELIRRSESASAYGMTFTLLTTSEGKKMGKTQSGAIWLDPEKTSPYEFYQYWRNVDDADVKKCLALLTFLPMEEVNRLGSLEGAEINRAKEILAYEVTKLVHGKEEAKKADQAAKSLFAKGKRCSDAPSTEVSKEEFIKGMDILTLLQKARLISSRGEGRRLIQQGGIYINDERVNDLNLSITLEDFHDGTLMIRKGKKVYHQIKLS; this is encoded by the coding sequence ATGAAAAATGTATACGATATTTTACAAGAACGAGGATTTATTGAACAAGTAACTCATGAAGAACAAGTAAGGGATTTATTAGGCAAAGAATCTGTTACTTTTTATATCGGCTTCGATCCTACTGCAGATAGTTTACACGTAGGACATTTTGTCCAATTAATGGTAATGGCTCATATGCAACGTGCTGGGCATCGTCCTATTGCACTAATTGGGGGAGGAACGGCCATGGTAGGTGACCCTTCTGGTAGAACAGATATGAGGCAAATGCTTACACAAGAACAAATTAATAAAAATGCACAAGCCTTTAAAAAACAGTTTTCTCGATTTATTGATTTTTCTAATGGAAAAGCTCTTATGGTAAATAATGCAGATTGGCTACTTCATTTAGAATATATTCCCTTTCTGAGAGAAGTAGGTGTCCATTTTTCAGTTAATCGAATGCTTACTGCAGAATGTTTTAAGAGCAGAATGGAAAGAGGTCTTTCTTTCTTAGAATTTAACTATATGTTAATGCAATCCTATGACTTTTTAGAACTTTATCGAAAAGAAAATTGTAAACTTCAATTAGGAGGAAATGATCAATGGTCTAATATCTTAGGAGGTGTAGAATTAATTCGTCGATCAGAATCTGCTTCTGCCTATGGAATGACCTTTACTCTTCTTACTACTAGTGAAGGGAAAAAAATGGGAAAAACTCAGTCTGGTGCTATTTGGTTAGATCCAGAAAAAACTAGTCCTTACGAGTTCTATCAATATTGGAGAAATGTAGATGATGCTGATGTAAAAAAATGCCTTGCTCTACTTACCTTCTTACCTATGGAAGAAGTAAATCGACTCGGATCATTAGAAGGGGCTGAAATCAATCGAGCAAAAGAAATCCTTGCATATGAAGTTACTAAATTAGTTCACGGAAAAGAAGAAGCAAAAAAAGCAGATCAAGCTGCTAAATCTCTATTTGCCAAAGGGAAGAGATGTTCAGATGCACCATCTACAGAAGTTTCAAAAGAAGAATTCATAAAAGGAATGGACATCCTTACTCTACTTCAAAAAGCAAGATTAATCTCTTCTCGTGGAGAAGGTCGTCGTCTGATTCAACAAGGTGGAATTTATATCAATGATGAAAGAGTAAATGACCTTAATCTTTCCATTACTTTAGAAGATTTTCACGATGGTACTTTAATGATTCGAAAAGGGAAAAAAGTTTATCATCAAATTAAATTAAGCTAA
- the lspA gene encoding signal peptidase II: MIFFNIIFLSVLIDQLVKFFIVKYIKPFYTFPIIPNIFHLTYVENRGAAFSILQEKQLFLIVVTLIFTIFLIYYLINIPTTNHSLWFKISLSLIVGGAIGNLIDRIRLGYVIDFFDVRIINFAIFNTADVFVVIGTILLVLILFFGNVENYL, from the coding sequence TTGATTTTTTTTAATATCATTTTTTTATCTGTATTAATAGATCAATTGGTAAAATTTTTTATTGTAAAATACATCAAGCCCTTTTATACCTTTCCAATTATTCCAAATATTTTCCATCTCACTTATGTAGAAAATAGAGGAGCTGCTTTTAGTATTCTTCAAGAAAAACAATTATTTTTGATTGTAGTAACACTTATTTTTACTATTTTTTTAATTTATTATCTTATTAATATTCCTACAACAAATCATAGTTTATGGTTTAAAATTTCTCTTTCTTTAATTGTAGGAGGAGCTATAGGAAATCTTATTGACCGAATTCGTCTAGGATATGTAATCGACTTTTTTGATGTTCGTATCATCAATTTTGCCATCTTTAATACAGCTGATGTCTTTGTAGTAATTGGAACCATTTTATTAGTTCTCATCCTTTTTTTTGGCAATGTAGAAAATTATTTATAA
- a CDS encoding MogA/MoaB family molybdenum cofactor biosynthesis protein has translation MFTLGIIIASDKSFKGDRIDKSGKLIKEFMEKNNYKVKRYTIVPDEQSLLEEELIYMCDDLNLDLILTSGGTGFSRRDVTPEATLNIIDRYAPGIAEGIRYNSLKITSRAMLSRAISGIRKDTLIINLPGSPKAVKESLEFILPSLGHGLEILKGLTSECARK, from the coding sequence ATGTTTACTTTAGGAATCATCATTGCCAGTGATAAAAGTTTTAAGGGGGATAGAATAGATAAAAGCGGGAAACTAATAAAAGAATTTATGGAAAAAAATAATTATAAAGTAAAAAGATATACGATCGTACCAGATGAGCAATCCTTATTAGAGGAAGAACTTATTTATATGTGTGATGATTTAAATCTAGATCTAATACTAACTTCTGGAGGTACAGGATTTTCTAGAAGAGATGTAACCCCAGAGGCTACATTAAATATTATAGATCGCTATGCTCCAGGAATTGCTGAAGGTATACGATATAATAGTTTAAAAATTACCTCACGAGCAATGTTATCTCGAGCTATATCCGGAATTAGAAAAGATACTTTAATCATCAATTTGCCAGGAAGTCCTAAAGCAGTAAAAGAAAGCCTGGAATTCATTCTACCCTCTTTAGGACATGGATTAGAAATTTTAAAAGGGTTAACTTCTGAATGTGCTAGAAAATAA
- a CDS encoding IclR family transcriptional regulator, producing the protein MKNQNNDIMRSLVRALNLLDLFMEYKTELSISEISEKMHLSTSTVYRFVTTLSNHEYLIKNQMNKKYFIGPKLIKLGMIGIKSMEVGIRDYARPFLDKIFTKYNETVSLYTLNEYSRVCIDVRESTNQLRDVVKIGGSVPLSDGGIGNLFLAYMDKENLKKILPDINKDLESKFKKIRKNQYLISQGERIVGIKAIALPIFDSHNKVNYAITLSGPKERFPEKQDLEKIQYLSKISQELSKILGNFIS; encoded by the coding sequence ATGAAAAACCAAAATAATGATATTATGAGATCTCTAGTAAGAGCGCTAAATCTGTTAGATCTTTTTATGGAATATAAAACAGAATTATCTATTAGTGAAATTTCAGAAAAAATGCATTTATCTACAAGCACAGTATATAGATTTGTTACTACCTTATCAAACCATGAATATCTTATAAAGAATCAAATGAATAAAAAATATTTTATTGGTCCTAAATTAATTAAACTAGGAATGATTGGAATAAAATCTATGGAGGTTGGAATTCGAGATTATGCAAGACCTTTTTTAGATAAAATCTTCACTAAATATAATGAAACTGTGAGTTTATATACTTTGAATGAATATTCTAGAGTCTGTATTGATGTAAGAGAATCCACCAATCAATTAAGAGATGTTGTTAAAATCGGCGGTTCGGTTCCTTTATCAGATGGAGGAATTGGAAATCTATTTCTAGCCTATATGGATAAAGAAAACTTAAAAAAAATTCTTCCTGATATTAATAAAGATTTAGAAAGTAAATTTAAAAAAATCCGAAAAAATCAATATCTCATTAGTCAAGGAGAAAGAATCGTTGGAATTAAAGCCATTGCTTTACCCATATTTGATTCTCATAATAAGGTAAATTATGCAATTACTTTATCTGGTCCAAAAGAGAGATTCCCAGAAAAGCAAGATTTAGAAAAAATCCAATATCTATCTAAAATTTCTCAAGAACTATCTAAAATATTAGGAAATTTTATTTCTTAA
- a CDS encoding TIGR01212 family radical SAM protein (This family includes YhcC from E. coli K-12, an uncharacterized radical SAM protein.), which translates to MEIKRYYTLNQELRKVFGEKVVKLSLDAGFTCPNRDGNIGKRGCIFCGEKGGGEFAGSRIQSIEEQIEQQKKLLSKKWKANSYIAYFQSFTNTYAPIEKLRKIYWQALNIKGMVGLAIATRPDCLSDEVLSLLEQLNQKTFLWIELGLQSIHFKTEKFIRRGYPLSVYNQAIEELKKRKIRVVTHLIMGLPYETKEEMLKSIEAVAYTDTWGIKLHSLYIQKGTDLYKYYLKNPFPLLSKQEYINIVVDGIELLPKAMVVHRVTGDGEKELLYTPKWSSDKRSVLNGIDQELNRRNTYQGIRFH; encoded by the coding sequence TTGGAGATAAAAAGATATTATACTTTAAATCAGGAATTAAGAAAGGTATTTGGAGAAAAAGTAGTAAAACTATCTCTTGATGCTGGTTTTACTTGTCCAAATAGGGATGGTAATATAGGAAAAAGAGGGTGTATATTTTGTGGAGAAAAAGGGGGAGGAGAATTTGCTGGTTCTCGAATTCAATCTATAGAAGAGCAGATAGAGCAACAAAAAAAACTTTTGTCGAAAAAGTGGAAGGCAAATAGCTATATTGCTTATTTTCAAAGTTTTACTAATACATATGCTCCTATAGAAAAATTACGAAAAATTTATTGGCAGGCATTAAATATAAAAGGAATGGTAGGATTGGCTATTGCTACTAGACCTGATTGTTTATCTGATGAAGTATTGAGTCTACTGGAACAATTAAATCAAAAAACGTTTCTTTGGATAGAATTAGGTCTTCAAAGTATTCACTTTAAAACAGAAAAATTTATTCGAAGAGGATATCCTTTGTCTGTTTATAACCAGGCCATAGAAGAATTAAAAAAAAGAAAGATTAGAGTGGTTACTCATCTTATTATGGGACTTCCTTATGAAACAAAAGAAGAAATGTTAAAGTCTATAGAAGCAGTAGCTTATACTGATACTTGGGGGATTAAATTACATTCTCTTTATATTCAAAAAGGAACGGATTTATATAAGTATTATTTGAAAAATCCTTTTCCTTTATTAAGCAAGCAAGAATATATTAATATTGTAGTAGATGGAATAGAACTTCTTCCTAAAGCAATGGTAGTTCATCGTGTTACAGGAGATGGCGAAAAGGAGCTTTTATATACTCCTAAATGGAGTAGTGACAAGCGTAGTGTATTAAATGGAATTGATCAGGAATTGAACAGACGAAATACTTACCAGGGGATTCGATTTCATTGA
- a CDS encoding YaaR family protein encodes MKISRNDPIKKRSFSPTKRKSPDKNFSSQFQFANNQQRKEHLKKLLSKIEKKGKQIIQSNSIKAVEEYKSLIHEYLSFFLYSGYKIQKIENSWKGMNPMTIVKVLDKELEQLSQFVLKEQQDTLAIINKIDTISGILLDTYQ; translated from the coding sequence ATGAAAATTTCTAGAAATGATCCCATAAAAAAAAGGTCTTTCTCTCCTACTAAGAGAAAGTCTCCCGATAAAAACTTTTCTTCCCAATTTCAATTTGCTAACAATCAACAAAGAAAAGAACATTTAAAAAAATTATTGTCCAAAATCGAAAAAAAAGGAAAACAAATCATTCAAAGCAATAGTATAAAAGCTGTTGAAGAATATAAATCCTTAATCCATGAATACCTTTCATTTTTCTTATACTCTGGTTATAAAATACAAAAAATTGAAAATTCTTGGAAAGGAATGAATCCCATGACCATTGTAAAGGTATTGGATAAAGAATTAGAACAATTAAGTCAGTTCGTCTTAAAAGAGCAACAAGATACCTTAGCGATTATAAATAAAATTGATACCATCTCTGGTATCTTATTAGATACCTATCAATGA
- the murC gene encoding UDP-N-acetylmuramate--L-alanine ligase: MSKFDLSQYKHVHFIGIGGISMSGLAEILLYNHYIVSGSDMKSSTLTKKLESKGATIYIGHNRKNIKNVDLVIYTAAVKADNEELIRAHELNIPTMERAVFLGEIMKNYDKCIAVSGTHGKTTTTSMISIILEHAKYDPTILVGGELDAIEGNVKVGNSEYFITEACEYVESFLHFYPYIGIILNIEEDHLDYFENLDHIKQAFRKFCNLIPKNGCLIANGDNDNVVSILKDVECPIVTFGTKQNCDWQAVNINFDNMGCASFDVIFKNKNLGKFYLAIPGMHNVINALSAIACSYYLEVPLTQIKQGLMLFKSPHRRFELKGKIKNISVIDDYAHHPTEIKATLEAAKKYPHKKLWCIFQPHTYTRTLTLLNEFSQAFPIADEVIIADIYAAREKDLGLIHAKDLANTIKATGQNAKYLGDFSNILSYLLENLKPGDLVITMGAGNINQVGDLLLTELAK; the protein is encoded by the coding sequence ATGTCAAAATTTGACTTATCTCAATATAAACATGTGCACTTTATTGGAATTGGCGGAATTAGTATGAGTGGTTTAGCAGAAATATTATTATACAATCATTACATAGTAAGCGGATCAGATATGAAATCCTCCACTTTAACCAAAAAATTAGAGTCAAAAGGAGCTACCATCTATATTGGACATAACCGTAAAAATATAAAAAACGTAGACTTAGTTATCTATACTGCTGCCGTAAAAGCAGACAATGAAGAATTAATAAGAGCTCATGAACTTAATATTCCTACTATGGAACGAGCAGTATTTTTAGGAGAAATCATGAAAAACTATGATAAATGCATTGCTGTATCTGGAACCCATGGAAAAACTACTACTACCTCTATGATATCTATCATTTTAGAACATGCAAAATATGATCCTACTATATTAGTAGGAGGGGAATTAGATGCTATTGAAGGGAATGTAAAAGTAGGAAATAGTGAATATTTTATTACAGAAGCTTGTGAATATGTAGAAAGCTTTCTACATTTTTATCCCTATATCGGTATCATATTAAATATTGAAGAAGATCATTTAGATTATTTTGAGAATTTAGATCATATTAAACAAGCGTTCCGTAAATTTTGTAACTTAATACCCAAAAATGGTTGTTTGATTGCAAATGGAGATAATGATAATGTAGTATCCATTCTAAAAGATGTAGAATGCCCTATTGTTACCTTCGGGACAAAACAAAATTGTGATTGGCAAGCAGTAAATATTAACTTTGATAATATGGGATGTGCCTCTTTTGATGTTATTTTTAAAAATAAAAATTTAGGAAAATTTTACTTGGCAATCCCAGGGATGCACAATGTTATCAACGCTCTATCAGCGATTGCCTGTAGCTATTATTTAGAGGTACCACTTACTCAAATCAAACAAGGACTAATGCTTTTTAAAAGTCCTCATAGACGTTTTGAATTAAAAGGAAAAATAAAAAATATTTCAGTAATTGATGATTATGCTCATCACCCCACTGAAATTAAAGCAACTCTAGAAGCAGCGAAAAAATATCCCCATAAAAAACTATGGTGTATATTTCAACCTCATACTTATACACGTACCTTAACTTTATTAAATGAATTTTCTCAAGCTTTTCCTATAGCAGATGAGGTCATTATTGCAGATATTTATGCAGCTCGAGAAAAAGACTTAGGATTAATTCATGCTAAAGATTTAGCCAACACTATTAAGGCTACAGGTCAAAACGCAAAATATTTAGGCGATTTTTCCAATATTCTTTCCTATCTTTTAGAAAACCTAAAACCTGGAGATCTGGTCATTACTATGGGAGCAGGAAATATCAATCAAGTAGGAGATCTTTTATTAACAGAATTAGCAAAATAG